Below is a genomic region from Synergistaceae bacterium.
ATCGCGTTTTGCCTGAACTGCGTCATCTCCTAAGACAATGCCCGCCGGTATTACGTACATATCTGCTAACTGGTCAATAATCTCATCACAGTCGATTTTGTCTAGCACGTCGGGAGCTTTACCCGTTCCCGCCTGTAATTGCACTAAGACATTTGCGGCCTCTAATATTTGAGTTATTCCCGCGCTTGCTGATTGCTTTTGAACGTTAGCAAGAATGCTCATGTATTCTATTTTGATTTCTCGGTCTGCTATTTCAGGAGGCGGGGGCGGAAATTTGCCAGCTCTCTGCATTATTGCGAATATCCTATTAATCATGGGATCTAGCATTTCAGACATTTGGCGTTCAATCAACGGCCCAAGCATAAACATTTTTTCGCTTTCTCGCGCTTGTATCTCTGTAGCTGTACGATTTGCCCGTAAATCAGTCGTCCACATCTTGAACATGTTCACATAAAAAATTTCTTCTAAATGCTCGGTTATCTCAAGCCGTTTTGCTGCTACACTCTTGTGATCGAATTGCACCTGATATAACGGCGTTATTGCCGGCACTCCATCACCCATAGGATTATAAATTGTTACACCGCCCGGCTCATCTTGTAAATCTCCCTGCGTGAGACTTTCAGGCATTGCAACGGGAGGACAGACACCTTTTTTAATTGCGCTGCGTTCGTCTATTTCTAGATCCTGCAATGTTTTAGCGTCGTCAAATCCTGTGTCGCCCGGCTGTTCTCGTCCGTATATATCATCGTTGATTATTCGCCATCTCGGACACATCACGGGGAATTCATGATAACCGCCTACCCGTAAAAATTCAGGCTCATTATATCCCGCAAGCCACCAGTACGAGATAAATTTAAATTTGCCTGTTACTCCGTCATTTTGTCTATACTCGTCGGAAGGTTGTATCAGGTTGCGCAATTCGTAATTTGAATTATCCCGATTTTCTTTGAGCCTGTATCTTAACTCTTCAGGCAATTTTGACTCGCCGAATTCGTTCGCAAGCTGTATTAATGTCCGCTTGAACTGCCGGCAAAATCTATTTACACGCCCGCGCTTATCTACACCGATTGCGTAACTGCCTATTGTTAAAGCCTGCGCCCTGAATATATCCTCGTCATCTTCTTCTATTAATAATGCAGCAGTCCCGAAAATCCCCTCTTCTTTGTACACGTCGAAAAGTTGATCATATAGATTTGTCCTTAACATTGTGCCCTGCATAATATCTTGAATTTCTGTGAGCCATGCTTTAACGCTTTCAAGTTCCGCGAGTCCTGTATCATAAAGTGTCAGAGTGAACCACGGACGGGAGGGACTTGTTAATCCGCTTTTCATTCCGGCTGCGAAGTCGTCGGGAATTTGCCGTGCCCTGCTGTTAAATCTTAGTGCCCGCTTTCTCGGTAATTCGTCAACGCTGAATCTTCCGCGATTCGGTGCGTACATATCCGACAATTGCCGCCACCAGTCTATATAATCCCGCCGATCCTGCATCATTTGCTTAAATCTCAAATCTGCATTTTTGCGCCGTTCTGTTATTCCTGACATTTCACGCACCTAATTTCATTTTTCCTGAAGTATTTTGACTGCCCTGCATTGCCCCGCCGTTCATTGTCTGAAGTCGTGATAATGCCCGCAATCTCCTTTGACGTTCTGAATCTCTTGACGCTACTGACGACTCCGCCGCGTCCATTTCTACATAATTTGTCGGTGCCTCGGTTTTAGTCTGTGCAGGTACTGAAGGCGAACTAAAGAAACACATTACACCATCACGCCCCCGCCTGAATTATTATTTGACAACCTCAAAGCCCGCTGCCTTCTCTGAATATCACTATTCACTTGTGTCTTGTCTGATATTCCCGTTGCTCCTTGTGTAGGCCCGCCGTAACCGTATTTTATTTTATTCTCAACCGTTGCCGGCACTGGCTCTCTTGTTGATGAAGACCCATAATAACACATTTTTATAACCACTCTTCATTAAGTCTGTCTAATTCTGTAATCCTTCTGACTTCTCGCGCATTAACCGGCCTGACTGGAAATGCAAAAGTCAAAGCGAGTGAATCCGCCATATCAGGAGACCGGAGTCCCCGCTCCTTTAATTTCTCCTTAGGCTCCAACACTTTACGCCCGGCCGCGTCAAATTTATATGTCGGTGCAGCCAATTCGCTCTTAAAATCTGTATCGTTTGGAATTCTCCCGCCATTCTCTAACCATTCGCGCATTTTGTCCCACATTTCAGATCGTTTATTTGCGTATTTATTCAGCTCAATTGCACGAGCACCGAAATTTATTTCTAGCACTTTATAGCCGAGCTGCCTCAACCGGTCAATAACGCCCTCACCCCGACCCGCGTCAATAAATACAGCGTCAGGCTTAAATCGGTCAATCTCATCGGCAACAATTCCCGCAAATGTCATATTATCAA
It encodes:
- a CDS encoding head-tail connector protein, whose product is MSGITERRKNADLRFKQMMQDRRDYIDWWRQLSDMYAPNRGRFSVDELPRKRALRFNSRARQIPDDFAAGMKSGLTSPSRPWFTLTLYDTGLAELESVKAWLTEIQDIMQGTMLRTNLYDQLFDVYKEEGIFGTAALLIEEDDEDIFRAQALTIGSYAIGVDKRGRVNRFCRQFKRTLIQLANEFGESKLPEELRYRLKENRDNSNYELRNLIQPSDEYRQNDGVTGKFKFISYWWLAGYNEPEFLRVGGYHEFPVMCPRWRIINDDIYGREQPGDTGFDDAKTLQDLEIDERSAIKKGVCPPVAMPESLTQGDLQDEPGGVTIYNPMGDGVPAITPLYQVQFDHKSVAAKRLEITEHLEEIFYVNMFKMWTTDLRANRTATEIQARESEKMFMLGPLIERQMSEMLDPMINRIFAIMQRAGKFPPPPPEIADREIKIEYMSILANVQKQSASAGITQILEAANVLVQLQAGTGKAPDVLDKIDCDEIIDQLADMYVIPAGIVLGDDAVQAKRD